In Thunnus thynnus chromosome 20, fThuThy2.1, whole genome shotgun sequence, a single window of DNA contains:
- the pgp gene encoding glycerol-3-phosphate phosphatase, with translation MSGSKCTQLSGPLVKQVLDSVDSVLFDCDGVIWRGDQAIPGAPQVINLLKEHGKKVFFVTNNSTKTRKMYADKMSALGFNVTEEEVFGTAYCSAMYLKTVCKLQGKVYLIGGNALKQELEAVGIQQIGVGPDHITGKQIEWANVPLDPEVKAVLVGFDEHFSYMKLNRALQYLTQSDCLFVGTNTDTRLPLEGGKAVPGTGCLLQAVETAAQRKAQAVGKPNHFMFDCVASKYGVDRNRCLMVGDRLDTDILLGSNCGLKTLLTLTGVSTVEDADAHQKSGCAERQGMVPDYYVESIADLLPALQG, from the exons ATGTCTGGGTCTAAATGTACACAGCTGAGCGGACCGCTGGTGAAACAGGTGCTGGACTCCGTGGACAGCGTCCTGTTTGACTGCGATGGGGTGATCTGGCGTGGGGACCAGGCCATCCCCGGCGCCCCGCAAGTCATAAACCTGCTTAAAGAGCATGGGAAGAAAGTATTTTTCGTCACCAACAACAGCACCAAGACGAGGAAGATGTACGCCGATAAAATGTCCGCGTTGGGGTTCAACGTGACGGAAGAAGAGGTGTTCGGGACGGCGTACTGCTCCGCCATGTACCTGAAGACGGTCTGCAAGCTGCAGGGAAAAGTGTATCTGATAGGGGGCAACGCGTTGAAACAGGAGCTGGAGGCGGTGGGCATCCAGCAGATCGGGGTGGGACCTGATCACATCACCGGGAAGCAGATCGAGTGGGCCAACGTGCCTCTGGACCCCGAGGTGAAGGCGGTGCTGGTCGGCTTTGATGAACATTTCAGTTACATGAAGCTGAACAGAGCCCTGCAGTACCTGACCCAGTCGGACTGTCTGTTTGTGGGCACCAACACAGACACCAGGCTGCCTCTGGAAGGAGGCAAGGCCGTCCCAG GTACGGGCTGCCTGCTGCAGGCGGTGGAGACAGCGGCTCAGCGGAAGGCTCAAGCAGTGGGCAAACCCAACCACTTCATGTTCGACTGCGTGGCCTCAAAGTATGGCGTCGACCGCAACCGCTGCCTGATGGTGGGCGACCGCCTCGACACCGACATCCTGCTGGGCTCCAACTGCGGCCTGAAGACCCTCCTCACCCTCACAGGAGTCAGCACTGTGGAGGACGCTGACGCCCATCAGAAGAGCGGCTGTGCGGAGAGGCAGGGGATGGTACCAGATTACTACGTAGAGAGCATCGCGGACCTCCTTCCAGCTCTGCAGGGATGA